In Musa acuminata AAA Group cultivar baxijiao chromosome BXJ2-3, Cavendish_Baxijiao_AAA, whole genome shotgun sequence, the following proteins share a genomic window:
- the LOC135607535 gene encoding putative invertase inhibitor → MRPSSICILLAVAVFLHHHLLPGVEASVEKACRDAANSSPNIKYDFCVAALRSYPGSRSADKKGLAVIAASLTKDKATSVSAKVKSLLAKASDKKKKQCLESCESVYEDVLSDLDTSIPAIKEGRLGDAKTYLSAAVDAPSTCEEGFEELQVPSPLTKEDSDLTQICIIALAFTNMLG, encoded by the coding sequence ATGAGGCCGTCCTCCATCTGTATCCTCCTAGCGGTGGCAgtcttcctccaccaccacctcctccccggGGTGGAGGCATCGGTGGAGAAGGCCTGCAGGGACGCAGCGAATAGCAGCCCCAATATCAAGTACGACTTCTGCGTGGCGGCGCTCCGCTCGTACCCGGGAAGCCGGTCGGCGGACAAGAAGGGGCTGGCGGTGATAGCGGCTAGCTTGACGAAGGACAAAGCCACCAGCGTCAGCGCTAAGGTCAAGAGTTTGCTAGCCAAGGCGAGtgataagaagaagaagcagtGCTTGGAGTCTTGCGAGAGCGTCTACGAGGACGTGCTCTCAGACCTCGACACGTCCATCCCGGCCATCAAGGAGGGTCGCCTGGGCGACGCTAAGACTTATCTCAGCGCTGCTGTGGACGCGCCCAGCACCTGCGAGGAGGGTTTCGAGGAGCTGCAGGTCCCCTCGCCCTTGACCAAGGAGGACTCCGACTTGACGCAGATCTGCATTATTGCTTTAGCCTTCACAAATATGCTTGGGTGA